The following are from one region of the Sorghum bicolor cultivar BTx623 chromosome 2, Sorghum_bicolor_NCBIv3, whole genome shotgun sequence genome:
- the LOC8061666 gene encoding ervatamin-B translates to MASSSKRSLPCVVVLLLAVVFHHGCSSATAHRPYAGDMGSSTDDNSPMIERFQRWKAAYNKSYATVAEDRRRFLVYARNMAYIEATNAEAEAAGLTYELGETAYTDLTNQEFMAMYTAAPSPAQLPADEDEDDAAEAVITTRAGPVDAVGQLPVYVNLSTAAPASVDWRASGAVTPVKNQGRCGSCWAFSTVAVVEGIYQIRTGKLVSLSEQELVDCDTLDAGCDGGISYRALRWITSNGGLTTEEDYPYTGTTDACNRAKLAHNAASIAGLRRVATRSEASLANAVAGQPVAVSIEAGGDNFQHYKRGVYNGPCGTSLNHGVTVVGYGQEEEDGDKYWIIKNSWGASWGDGGYIKMRKDVAGKPEGLCGIAIRPSFPLM, encoded by the exons ATGGCGTCCTCCTCCAAGCGGTCGCTGCCATGCGTGGTGGTCCTCCTCCTCGCTGTAGTCTTCCACCATGGCTGCTCGTCGGCGACGGCCCACAGACCGTACGCCGGCGACATGGGGAGCAGCACCGACGACAACAGCCCGATGATCGAGCGGTTCCAGCGGTGGAAGGCGGCGTACAACAAGTCCTACGCCACGGTCGCCGAGGACCGGCGGCGGTTCCTGGTGTACGCGCGCAACATGGCGTACATCGAGGCCACCAACGCCGAGGCCGAGGCCGCGGGGCTCACTTACGAGCTCGGCGAGACGGCCTACACCGACCTCACCAACCAGGAGTTCATGGCCATGTACACGGCGGCCCCCTCGCCGGCGCAGCTGCCTGccgacgaagacgaggacgacgcCGCGGAGGCGGTGATCACCACCCGCGCGGGGCCTGTTGACGCCGTCGGCCAGCTGCCGGTGTACGTGAACCTGTCCACCGCCGCGCCGGCGAGCGTGGACTGGCGGGCCAGCGGCGCCGTGACGCCGGTGAAGAACCAAGGCCGATGTG GGTCGTGCTGGGCCTTCTCGACGGTAGCGGTGGTTGAAGGGATCTACCAGATCCGGACGGGGAAGCTGGTGTCGCTGTCGGAGCAGGAGCTGGTGGACTGCGACACGCTGGACGCCGGCTGCGACGGCGGCATCAGCTACCGCGCGCTGCGGTGGATCACCTCCAACGGCGGGCTCACCACGGAGGAGGACTACCCGTACACGGGCACCACGGACGCCTGCAACAGGGCCAAGCTCGCCCACAACGCGGCCAGCATCGCGGGGCTCCGGCGAGTGGCCACCCGGAGCGAGGCGTCGCTGGCGAACGCCGTGGCGGGGCAGCCGGTGGCCGTGTCCATCGAGGCCGGCGGGGACAACTTCCAGCACTACAAGAGGGGCGTCTACAACGGGCCGTGCGGGACCAGCCTGAACCACGGCGTCACCGTCGTAGGCTAcgggcaggaggaggaggacggggACAAGTACTGGATCATCAAGAACTCGTGGGGGGCGAGCTGGGGCGACGGCGGATACATCAAGATGAGGAAGGACGTCGCCGGCAAGCCGGAGGGGCTCTGCGGCATCGCCATCCGCCCGTCCTTCCCACTAATGTGA